The genomic region atattgttcttttttcttttcacctaAATACTAGGAATACTATGTATATGTATGAAAGCTTAAAACTGGTCGGGCCCTCATTTGTGTACAACGTTGTTGCCCTTAAGACGTTTTCAGAAGATAAGTCGTGGAACTTGTATATTAATTGTAAAGTTCTGAGGGTCGTAAGAAATGTTGGAAGTTTGCCATACGTAATTGGGAAATTTTGGGTGCTTAGGTTATTCATTGCTACTCTTCTTTTTGGCAGCGGTGGAAGCGCAAGACGGAACCCTTTCTGTGGCCTCTGCATTTGCAGCACATCAAGAAGGTAACACCAAACCCGTCTTATGTAAACAAAGGCGGTACTTTGCAACCAGATCTGGTCTTCGTATTTATCATGCTTTGCCTTTTGTTTTGATTGTTCAACCAGTTGAACAGGATAGAGATCACAAATTCTTAACAGAAGCAGTTGGAGAAGCTTATAAGGGAGTTGATTGTGGAGACGGCAGGCCATTTGGTGCAGTTATTGTTCGCGATGATGAAATAGTCGTAAGCTGTCACAACATGGTTCTAAAACATACTGATCCGACCGCCCACGCAGAGGTTACTGCCATAAGAGAGGTTAGACTAATATATAACTACATTGCATCATGCCCAAACTGTTGGATCCGTACTAGCATTCGGGCATATATGCATACTCGTGCATATTGGTTGGTTTAGGGAAGACTTAAGGCCATGTccaatttgtttagtttttataACCAAATGAGCTTGAAATGTTTATACGATAAGGTTTGTATGATCGGCATTGTCATCGTAGAG from Pyrus communis chromosome 9, drPyrComm1.1, whole genome shotgun sequence harbors:
- the LOC137746071 gene encoding guanosine deaminase-like isoform X1 — encoded protein: MAEANTVEAQDGTLSVASAFAAHQEGNTKPVLCKQRRYFATRSGLRIYHALPFVLIVQPVEQDRDHKFLTEAVGEAYKGVDCGDGRPFGAVIVRDDEIVVSCHNMVLKHTDPTAHAEVTAIREACKKLNRIELSDCEIYASCEPCPMCFGAIHLSRLKRLVYGAKAEAAIAIGFDAFIADALRGTAFYQKAHMEIKKADGNSAVIAEQVFEKTKSKFHMY